The sequence below is a genomic window from Dromaius novaehollandiae isolate bDroNov1 chromosome 7, bDroNov1.hap1, whole genome shotgun sequence.
caggatGCGCAGGCGGCTGCTCACGAGCTGGATGCGCTCGTGACAGACGACGCCTCCCTTTTGGAGCacgtaagtagcctgtgggtggcaCGGCCGGGGCTCGAGGCCTCCGGGGGTTGCTCCCCCCCGCCGTCTCCCCGAGTCCATGtctgccaggcacccgacaccctccgggggcagcgcagagcggtggcaagggcggcccttctgggtgggagctgggcgactggctgcaggctggcagcagccccactcggagccgtgtgccctccagctgccagagatggtgaggtgcctgtggagaagcgtgctgtccgtcaCAGAGGAGTCTGCGtggcacagcctggacagggctcttctcaagctggcctgcgcgtaccccgagcaggtggttgtgagcctgctgtgctgttccccatcctgcgacaggtacgggccctgctgcctctagtgcttggggccccgcaggccttagagctcgtcccgtgtgggccgCGGGGGACAGGgagattttcaggactctgctgaggggctgggccctcccggtgtccccgtgtgccagccccgctgcctcaggcagggctgcagcagccagagctgagcaagcctggctgccttgggcccctgagcccggtcgcctggctccttccctgccccacaagggacttgagcttggcggtgtggtgcctgctggggcagggccggctgggtgctgccggcacggggcagcgggcagcgggcagcaggcagcggcagggctggcggccagcccaggccctgtggggctgcccaggccacggcgctgcggctgcggcacccgctgacagggcgctctgggcctgcagtgctgccgcggccatgtggagggtgctgctgTCGAAGCCCATGACTGCGGAGAAGGTGCTGGGAAAGCTGTTCGACGTGCTGTTGGACTGGCCAGTGCACAAGGCGTCGCTGACTTTGGATGGGGACCACATGGACATCTCTCCCCTGACCGTGCGTTtgtggaggaagcctcgctctcccctagggctgcactggcctctgtgggcgagaggccacagaaagggccccctctgcccttccccatccgccgccaagccctgacctccccagggcgcacaggcacagcgcGTGAGGGAGGGCTAcggctggcagggccctggccagtgcCTGACCCCCGCCACACCAGCAcgctgggctgctgctcaccGCTGGAGCCCCCTGTGCACAAGGCGGGAGCCCTGCGTGGGGGGCCCTCCgccctcctctgtctctgcattGTGCTTGGTGGGCTGGCAACGTGGGTTAGGGGCAGGATTAGGGGCTGGGGCATACTTAGGGGCCCGGCAGGAccaaggcacagcccaggcaggcctgtgcatggagggcccccccccccccgcccccccagggaGACCTCCCACCAGCGCAGAAAGGGTTGTTGTGCCCAGGGCAGAAAGAGGAGCTGAGCCCCAGGAGCTCCCATGGCTttgccctggctgcacagccaggCCAGGCACTGCTTCACTGCCCCATGGCCCAGGGCAGCGCCCAAGCATCGCTGCCAAGACTGGGCCGTGCAACAAGGGCACCTCCgcagcgagagctgtctctgggtgttttctgcaggcaaccatggCGCTGCAGGAGATCCTCCAGTGGCCCCGCTGCCCACAGCAGGTGGAGgcatttttcccccagctcttcctggcgctgctgttCCAGATTTCTGTCACCGCAGCGCTGACGCCggaggaggctgagatgtgctgcagggaatgccaaggggaagagtctgctctcACCAGCCCCGTCAGGTGCTCCATGCCAGCCCCGTTGTCTCTGCTGTGGACCTATAGGCGGGGCCAGGGGTGCCAGTGTGACCTGGTGTTTGCTCCACACACAGGGCCGCAGTGCGGGCCATGAAAGCGCTGCTCTGCCGTGCCGGCTACGAGCGCCAGGTGCTGCTCATGGCGAGGAAGGGtggctgggacatgctcctccgcgctgagacccaccacagcggagtggctttgctggccaggtgagagccccttgtgcccgctctgccccagcatttctcccctgcagatgcggtgccccacgGAGCCCGTGGGgatgcccagctccccaagaaaggggctgcagcctcagcgcttgtgaccaAGGCATGGccgaggtttgcctgggctgctcaggccaccagtgccttcttccctctgccagggaaatgagggagacCCCAAGAAGGCTGCGAGTTTACCTCCTgcgccagctggcagtgctgctccgcCTGGAGGAGCCCTCCCAGGAgatctccatcctggctttcctcgtggaggtgagcctgatggcagggctgcctctggggtgcctctcacccctctgctctcccgtgcCCGTGCTGGGGGGTGGgcggcagtgagtggagctggggcagtgggtgcgcTGCGACTTGTAGCCTTGGCTTGGCCCATCCACGCTGGGGTAACTCTTGTGCCCACGTGGATTTGGTGCCTGCTGTGTGGATGGTGGAGAGGAgcggaggagcagccccgggggccctccgcactcactgctgccttgggGCCAGGCTTTGTGTGGGCCTGGTGCCCTCGCCCTGAGCTGCTGGTGGGAGCCGGCACGGcacgatgcagggagtcctgccggctctggcactgtctccctgcaacatgtgtttcagcttgtggatTGCCCGGACCTTTGCGAAGACAATGCTCatatcctgctgctccttgcgaGGTATCTGGAGCGTGGCAGCCAGGTGATACGTggactggtgctcagaggcctcatcctgCTATGCGACAGGCCGCAGAcggtgagcaggggacaggcgggtgaagctgtgcgggcagcgtggggctgggtgagggtgctggggaacaCACAGAAGGGGGCGAGTGGTCAGGTGGAGAGGAGCCggtgctgccctctcctccctccctacgcCCCCAGTCCCCCACACTGCCATGGCTGTGCCGCTaagccctgcctggcagcaggttgctgcagtaaccgccatgccagcttctgggaagccagaggagaAGCGGGTGTCTAACAAACCGGGCATTTTTGCCTGGGCAGTCCACTACTTCTTCAGCAAACGCAGTGGTGTTTCACACAGGTAAGAGAAATGCGCTTCCTGCTGCCACTCAtcatggagcaactgcgggatgcggACAGCGACATCAGCACTAAGGCCCTGGTGGTGCTGCGACACGTGGTGCACGTCATGGGCGAGGAGACGGTGGCCAGCATTGCTCCGCAGCTGTCCGcggagctcctgctgctctttgatgccgtaaggctggggggagagccagggcccctgccggtgtcctgggctggggggctgcgttgcgccagtgccctctctgccctcggcTGCTCCGTGTTGTGCTCGGCCCCTGCAGCGCCGGCAGGAGGGCTGGGCGCGAGGGAGACCgtgggcttggagcagccagcactgaggtgccccctcttccttcccaccaggacgCTGTCCAGGTGCGAGTGCTCTCCACGCGGCTCTTCAGAGATGTGCTGGCGATTGTGCTGGGcaccaaagaccagcagctgcagaagcaagtgcgcagcagcctgctgccactgctcttccacATGGAGGACGAGAGCTGCAGCGTGCGCCAGGTATGGCTTTCTAACCAGGGCCCTAGAAGGCTcgaagcagggaatgagaagctggGCAGGGGCCTTTCCCAGACCTGCTTTCCCCGGTCCCACAGGGCTCTGCCGCAGTCCGTGGCCACAAATGTCTAAGCCCTGGAGTGCCTAGGGGCTTCGCAGCTagccctgcaggtgtgcgaggCCAGGCTTTGCCCCCCAATTCCTGTTGCCAccgtgccctgccccagcaggggcctggagatGTCTGGCCTGGGGCATGCCCCAGCTGCCTAAGGCAAGAGCACTGCAGGAGGAGACACCCTGCTCCCCACGTTCAGCGTGTGcccccagtgcccttggcctgcgcagagggaggcagcacctgcaaggagtTTGGGGAGCCAACTTGTTCCCCAGCCcacgagcctggggaggggagagccccagggagggaggtgcggtgagggcaggggccgggccctGCATCCCGGCTACCCAGCTCTGGGGCGGGGGCACAAGTCTGGGCAAGGGCGCAGGCCGGGCAGCCGAGCACCCGCAGGGGCAATGCCTGTGGCAGGTAGTTGTGgccgagtcctgcctgggcgtctctgtgactgcagcccttcagcctcctcctggccttggctacagctcagcagctcttggggcTCTCTGTTGTGCTGCTGCGGCAGGACGAGGTGCCTGAGGTGGTGGGTGCCCCATGTCTCTGCCCAGGGTATTGAACCCCGTGGCAgagtcggtgcccagctgctgcctcttcccatggtgggccaggcaaggccctgagacttgccaagagcagggggacgcagggtcttgtcccctggcCTGCAGTGGCatctccccgtctctgctgctgtgcaggcctctcgggaagccctccttcGCGCTGCCAACTTCctcaagtggaagcagctcaggcagctggttgagacagcgcagacgtggaggatcggcgagtgcctggtaaggatggccccaaagcccccagagccagcctgcgcaaggcctgtccccctccatgcccagtgtgtggggcaggcagctgtgcccctggccctggctggcacccaaagccgccaggctggagcagcactcacgctgcccttctccaagcacgctgccctggcgagctcttctccaggctcctctgccctcgctgccccctgggatgctaaagcagcccctggcccagctgggccttggcagcaggagggcacctcagcatgcctggggagcagcctgccttctgctccctccgaagctcggcactgcccagctcgtgtgtgggagccatgagcgtcctggcagggcaaggccggtcCTGGgtgcagggactgcctggctgggtgagggaggggtgtgccaagcccgtgcccttgtgctctccccagctggtgagggccagaagagcagaagagtacctgcaccagagcctgacatacttggagagcccacaggagtccttgcgagaggcagccgtgaggttcactggtgagcccCAACCGCTggtgtccctctctgtccccggacacctcggcctcagcccccccggctgctgcgctggcagcaaggaccagccttgcagctgtgtctgctggAGCCCCGAGCGCccgatgcagggcctgggtgcccaggggctgtgtcaccctctgccatctctgcccacacatgtggggctgctgggagcctcctgctgtgccctcacagcaagacccttgggtggcacgcagtgcggagcgccctggcgtcagcgctgcaaaagggaggagggagcgtggccagcctggcagggcctggaggcagctgtgctgctgggggtgggctggggagccggatttgtgagcggctgtgtgtgtgtgcctagggcttgtcgggcagcacctgaggggccggagcaaggagaagctggaggacatctgcacgggtgagcgagggcagcagggtgtcaggcagggctggtgggaggcagacagatgctgggcagggagctgccactcctgccccaggcgaggagggctctgctccccgtgcagagcagggccgctgtgggtagagtagagagaagatttcaggagcctttgggacggtcctggccagcaactcccacctcgtccctttcttgctcctgctgcctcctggctgtggaaagagctgggtgggactggctgcgtcagcaggggatgcctggcaTCTGTGCAGACAGggcgccttgatctctgctctgctcctttctctctcagccctgcaaggtttgcaggaggacagcagcccgtcCGTCTGTTGCCTGGCgacgcaaaccatcctgctcctgagagctccagggaagatgactccctccccaggcaccacagaaggcctgtgctaccgcctgaggagagcgtgggagcggtggcactgtcctctgcgcggtgactgtgtctgctgctggagctcggctgcctcctgatgccaggctgctctgcccgcagcggccacctgagtgtgcggggaagtcggggggttcctggcctctctccctgcccgcaggacagctccggccctcaggcccagcccgtcccaggcttgtgctgccagtcccccctctgctgggctttccccaaagaagcagccctgtctcttcaccacggctcagtgtcttttctttgggcaaaggaatgggtagaaaaCTCCGGTcctgaaggaatcggggtcaccctgggagggggagggcacacacgctctccagcagtctagggcagccacaacataccccccttcccagcagtcagagaagcaccccgtttcccctgacagcagggtcaggaatggcagcagtcttgacagggttctgccctgcaaagccatgacctcttctgcatgaggaagggcccggagctggcccggagctggcgctggcttcccctggtgtggctgagcccaggagttagcaggctgctgggatgctctggtaggccccgcaggatttgcccatgcaggcaccagcgcagcagggcccagaGCTCAGCACACGTATTAGAGGCTCCAGCCATCCAGAGATGGCAGGGGCCACTGCGAGCACTGCCGTCCATGTGCTTTGCGAGGCGGCTGCGCTGGGAGAGCAGGGGGGGCCATGTGCCTTCCCGCCTGCAAAGTCACGCTGCGGGCTCTTGGCTCTTTGGCTGCAGAAGGTCCccgctgcctgctctccccagcccgtgGCCCTGGGCCCTGAACTCCGAgcagggccgcagcccccgggagcccctGAGCACCACTTGGggggccagaagcagcagcagccagagtggCTGGTGTCCGCCATCAGCAAGCGGCTGCCCCCCTGTGAGCACTGCCACTCGGGGGGCGCAGGTGGCTGAGCAGTAAGAGCTGCTCTGGGAAGAGTAAAGCCCGCAGGGAAACGTCGGCGTGGAGACTGTGAGACCTGACAGCACCAGATCAGACTCGGGGTCACACCTGACAGTGTCTGGGGCAGCCGGCAGTTTCTCACAGGGCCAAAACCAAACCTGGCCAAACTGACTGGGGCAAAGCACAGTTTGTGTCACAAGGCTGATTcacggcagcctgcagcccttgATATTTGTCCAGCCACAGCACGTAACTGCTTGAATGCCGCACTCAGAAGCAAAAACGCCAGAAACGTGGTCCAAAAGCAAACGCCTTATCTAGCCCTGGTGACTATTTACTGGCAACAAGCCAGTTATTGCTGCAGGAGGTTTAGCATTATGCCTTCGAAGCGAGCTGAAGTTTCAGCGCAAGCAGCTGTACAGACTCACAGCCACAACACGAGGCAACGAGAGGGGGCCCTAAAGAGTTACGGTGACGTTGGCCTCCCGTGCACCAAGATGCCCAGTAGCTCCCCTCATTGCAAAGCACAGCATAGTCTGCTGGGATCTCCCTTCCGGCAAGAAACTGAAAGCT
It includes:
- the LOC135328931 gene encoding maestro heat-like repeat-containing protein family member 7, with protein sequence MRETPRRLRVYLLRQLAVLLRLEEPSQEISILAFLVELVDCPDLCEDNAHILLLLARYLERGSQVIRGLVLRGLILLCDRPQTVREMRFLLPLIMEQLRDADSDISTKALVVLRHVVHVMGEETVASIAPQLSAELLLLFDADAVQVRVLSTRLFRDVLAIVLGTKDQQLQKQVRSSLLPLLFHMEDESCSVRQASREALLRAANFLKWKQLRQLVETAQTWRIGECLLVRARRAEEYLHQSLTYLESPQESLREAAVRFTGLVGQHLRGRSKEKLEDIYRAP